From Bifidobacterium sp. ESL0790, one genomic window encodes:
- a CDS encoding acyltransferase family protein produces MDYEDGKAEVSGARPEDTASAYSAPTPRQRVAWIDVAKAITMFLVVYGHINTNWLPGPGVSIGVIYLFHMPAFFLLSGIFFSADRPFLSLAKHRAYQLLEPYYFFAVIVFLKKALQILFSWLRHGTGAEASSSFKALLKAQVPVLFNTTDGLWFLWSLFTASLLLWCILKACHGRFLVPISLALLVADAAVRHVIVVPLPFFLNRVLSSTAYLALGYAFRSQLRRLSRAWGAGLFAGCGAVFAALAWAYFALTPGKPWWFTDLVTIPASLFGISMLLGFARIIPAWRPLRFVGGATLIYYGLNNPMVNICEQVFAALVKTPVTALPIFWQDMLGVALSLAAMLLIAVLVPLLRRYLWWGVGLRKPAKAGAKRVAAAS; encoded by the coding sequence GTGGATTACGAGGATGGCAAGGCCGAGGTGAGCGGCGCGAGGCCCGAAGACACGGCTTCCGCATATTCCGCACCCACCCCGCGCCAACGCGTCGCCTGGATTGACGTCGCCAAGGCCATCACGATGTTCCTGGTGGTCTACGGCCACATCAACACAAACTGGCTTCCCGGCCCCGGCGTCTCCATCGGCGTCATCTACCTCTTCCACATGCCCGCGTTCTTCCTGCTCAGCGGCATCTTCTTCTCCGCCGACCGCCCGTTCCTCTCCCTGGCCAAGCACCGCGCCTACCAGCTGCTGGAGCCCTATTATTTCTTCGCCGTGATCGTCTTCCTCAAGAAGGCCTTGCAGATTCTCTTCTCATGGCTGCGGCATGGCACCGGCGCCGAGGCATCCTCGTCGTTCAAAGCGTTGCTCAAGGCGCAGGTTCCCGTGCTGTTCAACACCACCGATGGCCTGTGGTTCCTTTGGTCGTTGTTCACCGCGTCATTGCTCCTATGGTGCATCCTCAAGGCCTGCCACGGCCGTTTCCTTGTGCCCATCTCGTTGGCCCTGCTGGTCGCCGACGCGGCGGTGAGGCATGTCATCGTGGTGCCGCTGCCCTTCTTTCTCAACCGCGTGCTCAGCTCGACGGCCTACCTGGCCCTGGGCTACGCCTTCCGTTCCCAGTTGCGCCGTCTCAGCCGTGCGTGGGGCGCGGGCCTGTTCGCGGGATGCGGGGCGGTGTTCGCGGCGCTGGCCTGGGCCTATTTCGCGCTCACCCCCGGAAAACCTTGGTGGTTCACCGATCTGGTGACCATCCCGGCCTCGCTCTTCGGCATCTCTATGCTCCTCGGGTTCGCCCGGATTATCCCCGCATGGCGTCCGCTGAGGTTCGTGGGCGGGGCCACGCTGATCTATTACGGCCTCAACAATCCCATGGTGAACATCTGCGAGCAGGTGTTCGCCGCTCTCGTCAAGACGCCGGTGACCGCGCTGCCGATATTCTGGCAGGATATGCTCGGCGTCGCGCTTTCGCTGGCCGCGATGCTGCTGATCGCCGTTCTCGTCCCGTTGCTCAGGCGCTACCTGTGGTGGGGCGTGGGTCTGCGCAAGCCCGCGAAAGCCGGGGCGAAGCGGGTGGCGGCCGCCTCGTGA
- a CDS encoding MFS transporter yields MGAVRVGGSQAKHVSPYARLFAIPGVKSFCLSGAVARLPISMMSLGIVLALNHMYNNWTIAGTMSAVYILAVAAVTPLYARLFDRFGQRKVGWPALVASVVAMLVFAFAAWARVPIPVLFALAIVMGCTQFSFGALVRTRWAYALRRPGDEDLLDTAYALESGIDEMVFILGPILAAFLATSVSPVSQLFVPALACGVGGVIFFSLKDTQPPIVENVMVGAAPVTDEDVREALANRGGTEGAQLQEDGVSLKVLHTHAAKPKSVLLYAGVIPLLVVFVVFNMSFNEFDVSVTAMMKAMGREQFLGLQLAMFALGSCVGAFIFGSKKPKGSNWRHMVVYLVLLTIGYVMCHVVMDNLILLGICSVISGLFVSPLFATGNLIVKDIVPAGSLTEGLSWVTTAGSVGTSFGSSLAGMVLDVSNPHIGLLLPIATTFAAVPLAVLGWFLARRHAS; encoded by the coding sequence ATGGGTGCTGTTCGTGTTGGTGGGTCGCAGGCGAAACATGTCTCGCCCTACGCCCGCCTCTTCGCCATCCCCGGCGTCAAGTCGTTCTGCCTGTCGGGCGCGGTGGCCCGTCTGCCGATTTCAATGATGAGCCTGGGCATCGTGCTCGCGCTCAACCATATGTACAACAACTGGACCATCGCCGGCACGATGAGCGCGGTCTACATCCTCGCCGTCGCCGCCGTCACCCCGCTCTACGCCCGCCTCTTCGACCGCTTCGGCCAGCGCAAGGTGGGCTGGCCCGCGCTGGTGGCCTCGGTGGTGGCGATGCTGGTCTTCGCCTTCGCCGCCTGGGCCCGCGTGCCGATTCCGGTGCTCTTCGCCCTGGCCATCGTGATGGGCTGCACCCAGTTCTCCTTCGGCGCCCTCGTGCGCACCCGCTGGGCCTACGCGCTGCGCCGCCCCGGCGACGAGGACCTGCTCGACACCGCCTACGCGCTCGAGTCGGGCATCGACGAGATGGTCTTCATCCTGGGCCCGATCCTCGCCGCGTTCCTCGCCACCTCGGTGAGCCCCGTCTCCCAGCTTTTCGTGCCGGCGCTGGCGTGCGGCGTGGGCGGCGTCATCTTCTTCTCGCTCAAGGATACCCAGCCTCCCATCGTCGAGAACGTGATGGTGGGTGCGGCTCCCGTCACCGACGAGGACGTGCGCGAGGCCCTGGCCAACCGCGGCGGCACCGAGGGCGCGCAGCTGCAGGAGGACGGCGTGAGCCTCAAGGTGCTGCACACCCACGCCGCCAAGCCCAAGAGCGTGCTGCTCTACGCCGGCGTCATCCCGCTTCTGGTCGTCTTCGTCGTCTTCAACATGAGCTTCAACGAGTTCGACGTCTCGGTCACCGCGATGATGAAGGCCATGGGCCGTGAGCAGTTCCTCGGCCTGCAGCTGGCGATGTTCGCCCTCGGCTCCTGCGTCGGCGCGTTCATCTTCGGCTCCAAGAAACCGAAGGGCTCCAACTGGCGCCACATGGTCGTCTATTTGGTGCTGCTCACCATCGGCTATGTGATGTGCCATGTGGTGATGGACAACCTGATCCTGCTCGGCATCTGCTCGGTGATCTCGGGCCTCTTCGTCTCGCCGCTGTTCGCCACGGGCAACCTCATCGTCAAAGACATCGTGCCCGCCGGCTCCCTGACCGAAGGCCTCTCGTGGGTCACCACGGCCGGTTCGGTGGGCACCTCGTTCGGTTCCTCGCTGGCCGGCATGGTCCTCGACGTCTCGAACCCGCATATCGGCCTGTTGCTGCCGATCGCCACCACGTTCGCCGCCGTGCCGCTGGCGGTGCTGGGCTGGTTCCTCGCGCGCAGGCACGCCAGCTAG
- a CDS encoding acyltransferase family protein, giving the protein MPTSDTQRPANTEGPVAASPAPQMAGAAATSEASSLSPAHGPRQRVAWVDTAKGITMFLVFFGHLNATWFPALASTIGVIFLFHMPAFFVLSGIFFRPGGSFVRLVKHRAWQLLVPYYAFSLLLLGQTLGKNVVPAFYAGRPGREGTLGQDVVAIILNTTDGLWFLWSLFTASLLLWCIVRVCGERFLIPIALALLVADAALRHVLTRPLPFSLNQVLGSTAYVALGFACRKVLLALTRRRAAWLALASTVVFAGLAWLSMLPAVSARWMVASAVSILASLFGTGMLLGFSRLLPALRPVTFVGRATLIYYSLNDIVLKACKLVVFKLSPVASAALPAFGQFAEGLLVTLFAMALVGLLVPLLKRYLWWAVGLPGPQRWGRK; this is encoded by the coding sequence TTGCCGACCTCCGACACCCAACGGCCCGCCAACACTGAAGGACCCGTTGCCGCTTCACCCGCGCCGCAGATGGCCGGAGCCGCCGCGACCTCCGAAGCGTCGTCGCTCTCGCCCGCGCACGGCCCTCGCCAGCGGGTGGCCTGGGTCGACACGGCCAAGGGCATCACCATGTTCCTGGTGTTCTTCGGCCATCTCAACGCCACATGGTTCCCCGCGCTCGCCTCGACGATCGGCGTCATCTTCCTGTTCCACATGCCCGCGTTCTTCGTGCTCAGCGGCATCTTCTTCCGCCCCGGCGGCAGCTTTGTGCGCCTGGTCAAGCATCGCGCCTGGCAGCTGCTCGTGCCGTATTATGCGTTCTCCCTGCTGCTGCTCGGCCAGACGCTCGGCAAGAATGTGGTCCCGGCCTTCTACGCGGGCCGTCCCGGGCGCGAGGGCACCCTGGGCCAGGACGTCGTGGCGATCATCCTCAACACCACCGATGGCCTGTGGTTCCTGTGGTCGCTGTTCACCGCCTCACTGCTCTTGTGGTGCATCGTGCGGGTGTGCGGCGAGCGGTTCCTGATCCCAATCGCGCTGGCGCTGCTGGTGGCCGACGCCGCGCTCCGGCATGTGCTCACGCGCCCGTTGCCGTTCTCGCTCAACCAGGTGCTCGGCTCCACGGCCTACGTCGCGCTCGGCTTCGCGTGCCGAAAGGTGCTGCTGGCACTGACCCGCCGCCGTGCCGCCTGGCTCGCCTTGGCCTCCACGGTGGTTTTCGCCGGTCTCGCGTGGCTCTCCATGCTTCCGGCGGTCAGCGCCCGGTGGATGGTGGCCTCGGCCGTCTCCATCCTCGCCTCGTTGTTCGGCACCGGCATGCTGCTTGGCTTCTCCCGCCTGCTGCCGGCGCTGCGGCCGGTCACGTTCGTCGGGCGTGCGACGCTGATCTATTATTCGCTCAACGACATCGTGCTCAAGGCCTGCAAGCTCGTGGTCTTCAAGCTGTCTCCGGTGGCCTCGGCCGCGCTGCCCGCCTTCGGCCAGTTCGCCGAGGGGCTTCTTGTCACCTTGTTCGCCATGGCGCTGGTGGGGTTGCTCGTGCCGTTGCTGAAGCGCTACCTGTGGTGGGCCGTCGGCCTGCCCGGTCCGCAGCGCTGGGGCCGCAAGTAG
- the dapB gene encoding 4-hydroxy-tetrahydrodipicolinate reductase, which yields MIRVSVIGAQGRMGASVVGAVEAADDMELAKKIGMDDDIAAVTPGNTDVAVEFTVPTASLANVLKLVAQGVNVVVGTTGWTDEKMAQVKAALAKAPKAGQSVFIAPNFAISAVLADKFAAQAAKYFTSAEVIELHHPDKVDAPSGTAIHTAQAIAKARADAGSAPMPDGTQGEAASRGQVVDGVHVHAVRLQGLNAHEEVLLGNTGEQLVIRADSFDRASFMPGVLLAVRNIASGSHPGLTVGLDSFLDL from the coding sequence ATGATTCGTGTTTCGGTGATTGGCGCGCAGGGGCGCATGGGCGCGAGCGTGGTCGGGGCCGTCGAGGCGGCCGACGACATGGAACTGGCCAAGAAGATCGGCATGGACGACGACATCGCCGCCGTCACCCCTGGCAACACAGACGTGGCCGTCGAGTTCACCGTGCCCACGGCCTCGCTTGCCAACGTGCTCAAGCTCGTCGCCCAAGGCGTCAACGTGGTGGTGGGCACCACCGGCTGGACCGACGAGAAGATGGCGCAGGTCAAGGCGGCGCTCGCCAAGGCCCCGAAGGCAGGCCAGTCCGTCTTCATCGCCCCGAACTTCGCCATCTCCGCCGTGCTCGCCGACAAGTTCGCGGCGCAGGCGGCCAAATACTTCACCTCCGCCGAGGTCATCGAGCTGCATCATCCCGACAAGGTCGACGCCCCCTCCGGCACCGCCATCCACACCGCCCAGGCCATCGCCAAGGCCCGCGCCGACGCCGGCAGCGCCCCGATGCCCGACGGCACCCAGGGCGAGGCCGCCTCGCGTGGCCAGGTCGTCGACGGCGTGCACGTCCACGCGGTGCGCCTGCAGGGCCTGAACGCCCACGAGGAGGTGCTGCTGGGCAACACCGGCGAGCAGCTGGTCATTCGCGCCGACAGCTTCGACCGCGCCTCCTTCATGCCCGGCGTGCTGCTCGCGGTGCGCAACATCGCCTCGGGCTCCCACCCCGGCCTCACCGTCGGCCTTGATTCCTTCCTCGACCTCTAG
- a CDS encoding GNAT family N-acetyltransferase → MRRNSAGGIEMDVIYSPIIFSDVDDIVRAFDQTWSHLDELKGDRKLSQLRSYHFVLNFLLTATQGEVARKNGKFMGVILSRVAGQPRLFSSVPQQLAKIDERLNSTPLGHKALSSSQMTGRIEQAMERQIHIGEKAPAEVELFLVAPQARGHGVGGKLWERAVESFERFEAPMFYLHTDSGCDMAFYDHQGMRRVSERLAKDHPGDGRSKQDRSDMYIYAGIPSKVLSAKK, encoded by the coding sequence ATGCGACGGAACAGCGCGGGTGGCATTGAGATGGACGTTATCTATTCACCAATAATCTTCAGTGACGTCGACGATATCGTGCGGGCGTTCGACCAGACGTGGAGTCATCTCGACGAGCTCAAGGGTGACCGCAAACTCTCCCAACTGCGTTCCTACCATTTCGTGCTCAACTTCCTGCTCACCGCAACCCAGGGCGAGGTGGCGCGCAAGAACGGCAAGTTCATGGGCGTCATCCTCTCGCGCGTCGCCGGCCAGCCCCGCCTCTTCTCCAGCGTCCCGCAGCAGCTGGCGAAGATTGACGAGCGCCTCAACTCCACGCCGCTCGGCCACAAGGCGCTGAGCAGCAGCCAGATGACCGGGCGCATCGAACAGGCCATGGAGCGCCAGATCCATATCGGCGAGAAGGCCCCGGCGGAGGTCGAGCTTTTCCTGGTGGCCCCACAGGCGCGCGGCCATGGCGTCGGCGGCAAGCTCTGGGAGCGCGCGGTGGAGTCCTTCGAGCGTTTCGAGGCCCCGATGTTCTACCTGCACACCGATTCGGGATGCGACATGGCCTTCTACGACCACCAAGGCATGAGGCGTGTCTCCGAGCGGCTCGCCAAGGACCATCCTGGTGATGGCCGTAGTAAGCAAGACAGAAGCGACATGTATATTTATGCGGGTATTCCCTCGAAGGTTCTTTCAGCCAAGAAATAA
- the dapA gene encoding 4-hydroxy-tetrahydrodipicolinate synthase, translating into MSESSMHLLDPAPFGRVLPAMVTPMHHDGSIDYETAVSLAKHLVADGADGLLVNGTTGESPVTHMDEKVKLVRVVKQAVSVPVISGAGSNDTAHTVRMVEQTQEAGADAVLVVAPYYSRPSQEGIFQHYKAVNESAEKPIIVYDVPGRTGVHLSLDTYCRLAGLDHIKAVKDATGDIAGAVRKRLETGLTWYSGDDALFLPFLSIGAVGVISVIAHVASSPMRQLASAFDRGDIHEAQRIALRLAPLVDAVNGTGFQGVLAKAALHERGWLDETTMRLPNVGPGDAEYQRAHQGMVDAGILEA; encoded by the coding sequence ATGAGTGAGTCTTCCATGCATCTTCTTGACCCAGCGCCATTCGGGAGGGTTCTGCCCGCCATGGTGACGCCGATGCATCATGATGGTTCCATTGATTACGAGACCGCCGTGAGCCTGGCCAAGCATCTTGTCGCCGACGGCGCGGATGGCCTCTTGGTCAACGGCACCACCGGTGAGTCGCCGGTCACCCACATGGACGAGAAGGTCAAGCTGGTGCGTGTGGTCAAGCAGGCCGTCAGCGTGCCGGTCATCTCCGGGGCGGGCTCCAACGACACCGCCCACACCGTGCGCATGGTCGAGCAGACCCAGGAGGCCGGGGCCGACGCGGTCCTGGTGGTCGCTCCCTATTACTCGCGTCCTTCGCAAGAGGGTATTTTCCAGCACTACAAGGCCGTCAACGAATCCGCCGAGAAGCCCATCATCGTCTACGACGTGCCGGGCCGCACCGGCGTGCACCTTTCGCTTGACACGTATTGCCGTTTGGCCGGGCTCGACCATATCAAGGCCGTCAAGGACGCCACGGGCGACATCGCCGGCGCGGTGCGCAAGCGCTTGGAGACGGGCCTGACCTGGTACTCCGGCGACGACGCGCTCTTCCTGCCGTTCCTTTCGATCGGCGCGGTGGGCGTCATCTCGGTGATCGCGCATGTCGCGAGCTCGCCGATGCGCCAGCTCGCCAGCGCCTTCGATCGCGGCGACATCCACGAGGCCCAGCGCATCGCGTTGCGTCTGGCCCCGCTGGTCGACGCCGTCAACGGCACCGGGTTCCAAGGCGTGCTGGCCAAGGCCGCGTTGCACGAGCGTGGGTGGCTCGACGAGACCACCATGCGCCTGCCGAACGTCGGGCCGGGGGACGCGGAATACCAGCGTGCCCACCAGGGCATGGTCGATGCCGGCATTCTGGAAGCGTGA
- a CDS encoding UvrD-helicase domain-containing protein: protein MNPARQADSKPRPQPTDSPEQAAVVNAANDDDVLVVAGAGSGKTYTMTRRIITLIGRGVPPEKILGLTFTRKAASELLSRVSTAVAERPGRAGANPFLKPEVSTYDAFFQSIVRQYGLLVGFDQNTQPLSQAGARQLAISVIDEHMDLLRGQGFGGFSTVVDQVLALSSAIGGSMMGEGCVSVAQGVERVRQWDQAFIDRVDAIIGDAAVPDDKPKVPTAKGMRRKKRETDEQYRDRMAEAKSAYRDLAIYHCAALRDVARQRDILLTLVDYYDQRKRELNMAEFNDFTVAAYALVTRFPSIGERFRRRYTHVLLDEYQDTSTTQAALLTALFHPGESGDGAANASVAAQPQGPRRSAVNAVGDPFQSIYAWRGASPGAFRMFERDFGMGETARPYALSVTRRNARVVLEAANDLTEPLRRREERASSSLMREVQVPPLETLPDAKDGTLGVLGLDTFGQEVDAVARFAKAAIARHTPKDPDVKDVRPHVAVLFRGKTRMNEYVEGLEKAGLSTLAVGYSALLERPEVRDVLALLHVAADHTDSNALMRLLATPRFALKSPDLNALARLVQRRNDDYRFRALAEAGVVPADAKPEDRAALVREHRDKVPNMVFLADLLCDEDLDGMLARPGVARGFTEPGLKAIRAAGAVLRQVGATMNRPLSEIVQTAVRALGLDVDTVVAQAMSGDGQPLSPSLARSPMDSLVDLCDTYIHEIAEGSAPTLRGFVSWVDSLDSIDDSGASVPNEPADVVLMTIHQAKGLEWDAVAIVDMQSGSFPSNQGEGLKVTADEDHIGGFANGSWHAPQYKETARTWLDDPSSVPVPVRADAAILPRFPHDAQVDGDPLNQFDAFDAFDTAESLVDEADGDIMRPFADAVAMAENGGEFGDEPDYLSQSEEYGRRLHADERRLAYVALTRAREDVLLTYCRNASVSRIPDPEAKGQKAPSNFWSEVCDALANHDDKVLAGAAGDAERAVDSNIDTANTQTDGDVDTDADLASEKPQSLDELEAPRPDGIFVGERAGEYKRMIVDEAWAEPVREQDEGEPMAWPASLSQDLGARLDWSAQQVRLASQSLKHGQGEVVGESPEGLPSRQSLAERTRMLLADEDLVPRNESGAIEWSAGELAGPGKSERNETKALDEQVRRRGRQVLQGRRQNVTSLQAGAGRMSERESQQYWRGLVRPIPHVASPAAQAGTRFHAWAERFVNAFDGDESQAGLGAGQQPDEVQSIQGDAADALAAGPQPETRVSLLADLVEREQHKAEVETAEDRKILVWQRRLADGRWAGRRPYSAEQQIVVSLPELDGGIVNGKLDAVFYGGLDESDASKRFTVVDWKTGRRPKKPDEIDQKLAQLDMYRLLLAKITGAPLESIDATLYYVSERDERDREIHARPKDEQSILSELRLGVPTCSDND from the coding sequence ATGAACCCCGCTCGTCAAGCCGACTCCAAGCCGCGGCCCCAGCCCACCGACAGCCCCGAGCAGGCGGCCGTCGTCAACGCCGCCAACGACGACGATGTGCTGGTGGTCGCCGGCGCGGGGTCGGGCAAGACCTACACGATGACCCGTCGCATCATCACGCTCATCGGCCGTGGTGTGCCCCCCGAGAAGATCCTGGGCCTCACCTTCACCCGCAAGGCCGCCTCCGAGCTGCTCTCCCGCGTCTCCACAGCCGTCGCCGAACGCCCCGGCCGCGCCGGCGCCAACCCGTTCCTCAAGCCCGAGGTCTCCACCTACGACGCCTTCTTCCAGTCCATCGTGCGCCAATACGGCCTCTTGGTCGGCTTCGACCAGAACACCCAGCCGTTGAGCCAGGCGGGCGCGCGCCAGTTGGCCATCAGCGTCATCGACGAGCATATGGACCTGCTGCGAGGCCAGGGGTTCGGCGGGTTCTCCACGGTGGTCGACCAGGTGCTCGCGCTCTCCAGCGCCATCGGCGGGTCGATGATGGGCGAGGGATGCGTGAGTGTCGCGCAGGGCGTGGAGCGCGTGCGTCAATGGGACCAGGCGTTCATCGATCGCGTCGATGCGATCATCGGCGACGCTGCGGTTCCCGACGACAAGCCCAAGGTACCTACCGCCAAGGGCATGAGGCGCAAGAAGCGCGAGACGGACGAGCAATACCGGGATCGTATGGCCGAGGCCAAATCCGCCTATCGCGACCTTGCCATCTACCATTGCGCCGCCTTGCGCGACGTGGCCCGACAACGTGACATCCTGTTGACTTTGGTCGACTACTACGACCAGCGCAAGCGTGAGCTCAACATGGCCGAATTCAACGATTTCACCGTCGCCGCCTACGCTTTGGTGACGCGGTTCCCCTCCATCGGCGAGCGGTTCCGTCGTCGCTATACGCATGTTCTGCTCGACGAATACCAGGACACGTCCACCACGCAGGCCGCGCTGCTCACCGCGCTCTTCCATCCCGGCGAATCTGGTGACGGCGCTGCCAATGCCAGCGTCGCCGCCCAACCGCAGGGCCCCCGCCGCTCGGCCGTCAACGCCGTGGGCGACCCCTTCCAGTCCATCTATGCCTGGCGTGGGGCGAGCCCGGGCGCCTTCCGCATGTTCGAACGCGACTTCGGCATGGGGGAGACCGCGCGGCCCTACGCGCTGAGCGTCACCCGCCGCAACGCCCGCGTCGTGCTCGAGGCCGCCAACGACCTCACCGAGCCGCTGCGCCGCCGCGAGGAGCGTGCGTCCAGCTCGCTGATGCGCGAGGTTCAGGTGCCCCCGCTCGAGACCTTGCCCGACGCGAAAGACGGCACGCTCGGCGTCCTTGGCCTCGACACCTTCGGCCAGGAGGTGGACGCCGTGGCCCGTTTCGCCAAGGCCGCCATCGCCCGCCACACCCCCAAGGATCCGGACGTGAAGGATGTGCGGCCGCATGTGGCCGTCCTTTTCCGTGGCAAGACCAGGATGAACGAGTACGTCGAAGGGCTCGAGAAGGCCGGGCTCTCCACCCTGGCCGTCGGCTATTCGGCCCTGCTCGAGCGCCCCGAGGTGCGCGACGTGCTCGCCCTGCTGCACGTGGCCGCCGACCACACCGATTCCAACGCGCTGATGAGGCTTTTGGCCACGCCGCGTTTCGCGCTCAAAAGCCCTGATCTCAACGCCCTGGCGAGACTCGTGCAGCGGCGCAACGACGATTACCGGTTCCGCGCCCTAGCCGAGGCCGGGGTGGTGCCCGCCGACGCCAAGCCCGAGGACCGAGCCGCGCTGGTGCGCGAGCATCGCGACAAGGTGCCCAACATGGTCTTCCTGGCCGATCTGCTCTGCGACGAGGACCTGGATGGCATGCTTGCCAGGCCCGGGGTCGCGCGTGGGTTCACCGAGCCCGGGCTCAAGGCGATCCGTGCGGCCGGAGCCGTGCTCCGCCAGGTTGGCGCGACCATGAACCGCCCGCTTTCCGAGATCGTGCAGACGGCCGTGCGGGCGCTCGGCCTGGACGTCGACACCGTGGTGGCCCAGGCCATGAGCGGTGACGGCCAGCCGCTCTCGCCCTCGCTGGCGCGCTCGCCGATGGACTCGCTGGTCGACCTGTGCGACACCTATATCCACGAGATCGCCGAAGGCTCCGCGCCCACCCTGCGCGGCTTCGTCAGCTGGGTGGATTCCCTCGATTCCATCGACGACAGCGGCGCCTCGGTGCCCAACGAGCCGGCGGATGTGGTGCTCATGACCATCCACCAGGCCAAGGGTCTGGAATGGGACGCGGTGGCCATCGTCGACATGCAGAGCGGCAGCTTCCCCTCCAACCAGGGCGAGGGGCTCAAGGTGACGGCCGACGAGGACCATATCGGCGGGTTCGCCAACGGCTCGTGGCATGCGCCGCAATATAAGGAGACGGCGAGGACCTGGCTCGACGACCCCTCGAGCGTGCCCGTTCCCGTGCGCGCCGACGCCGCCATATTGCCCCGGTTCCCGCACGATGCGCAGGTTGATGGTGATCCCTTGAATCAGTTTGACGCCTTTGACGCCTTTGACACCGCCGAATCACTGGTTGACGAGGCCGATGGCGATATCATGCGTCCGTTCGCCGACGCCGTCGCTATGGCGGAGAATGGTGGCGAATTCGGCGACGAGCCCGATTATCTTTCGCAAAGCGAGGAATATGGGCGCAGGCTGCACGCTGACGAGCGCCGCCTGGCCTACGTGGCCTTGACACGCGCCCGCGAGGACGTGCTGCTCACTTACTGCCGCAACGCTTCCGTGAGCAGGATTCCCGACCCCGAGGCCAAGGGGCAGAAGGCGCCGTCGAATTTCTGGAGCGAGGTGTGTGACGCGCTCGCCAACCATGACGACAAGGTGCTGGCCGGTGCGGCTGGCGATGCTGAGAGAGCCGTTGACTCCAATATCGATACCGCCAATACGCAAACCGATGGCGACGTGGATACCGACGCCGACCTTGCCTCCGAAAAGCCCCAAAGCCTTGATGAGCTCGAGGCCCCACGCCCCGACGGCATATTCGTCGGCGAGCGGGCGGGTGAATACAAGCGCATGATCGTCGACGAGGCATGGGCCGAGCCCGTGCGCGAGCAGGACGAGGGCGAGCCGATGGCCTGGCCCGCCTCGTTGAGCCAGGATTTGGGTGCCCGTTTGGATTGGTCGGCGCAGCAGGTTCGTTTGGCCTCCCAAAGCCTGAAGCATGGTCAAGGTGAAGTCGTCGGTGAAAGCCCCGAGGGCCTGCCATCGCGCCAATCCCTGGCCGAGCGGACCAGAATGCTGCTGGCCGATGAGGATCTAGTGCCCAGAAACGAATCTGGTGCCATCGAGTGGTCCGCAGGCGAATTGGCTGGTCCGGGCAAGTCTGAGCGCAATGAAACTAAGGCCCTCGACGAGCAGGTCCGCCGTCGTGGCCGCCAGGTGCTTCAGGGCCGCCGCCAGAACGTCACCTCGCTGCAGGCCGGCGCCGGAAGGATGAGCGAGCGTGAGTCGCAGCAGTATTGGCGCGGCTTGGTGCGCCCGATTCCGCACGTCGCCTCGCCCGCGGCGCAGGCCGGCACGCGCTTCCACGCCTGGGCCGAGCGGTTCGTCAACGCCTTCGATGGCGACGAAAGCCAGGCTGGCCTCGGCGCGGGGCAGCAGCCCGACGAAGTGCAGTCGATCCAAGGCGATGCCGCCGACGCGCTCGCCGCCGGCCCGCAGCCCGAGACCCGAGTCTCGTTGCTCGCCGACCTCGTCGAACGGGAGCAGCATAAAGCCGAGGTCGAGACCGCCGAAGATCGCAAGATCCTCGTCTGGCAGCGCCGTTTGGCCGACGGCCGCTGGGCTGGGCGCCGCCCGTATTCGGCCGAGCAGCAGATCGTCGTCTCGTTGCCGGAGCTCGACGGCGGCATCGTCAATGGCAAGCTCGACGCCGTCTTCTATGGCGGCCTTGACGAGAGTGACGCCTCCAAGCGCTTCACCGTCGTGGATTGGAAAACGGGCCGCCGCCCCAAAAAGCCCGACGAGATCGACCAGAAGCTCGCCCAGCTCGACATGTACCGCCTGCTGCTCGCGAAGATCACCGGCGCGCCCCTGGAATCCATCGACGCCACGCTCTATTACGTCAGTGAGAGGGATGAGCGCGACCGCGAGATTCACGCGCGGCCCAAGGATGAGCAATCGATTCTCTCCGAGCTGCGCCTGGGCGTTCCCACCTGTTCTGATAACGACTGA